One Deltaproteobacteria bacterium genomic window, AGCACATCGAGTTCAAGGCGACCGAGCCATGCCAGTTCGTTCCCGATATTTTGCTGCCCACCAGCATCAAGCGCACGGATACTATTGGTGAGAGCACCATCGTAGGCGAGCCGACCGATTTTTCCACCAACATGAGTACCAACGGCTCGCTGCAGATTGAAGGCATAATCGGCAGCCGAGAGGTCCGAGAACAGGAGGTTCCCCGGATGAGTATAGAATTGTCGGCTATACGGGAGGATAAAACGGCCAGCCTGGATGGCTAGCTCAGGAGAGAAACTGTACTTCATCCACCAGTCGAGGGCAGTCACGCGATTGTTATTGCCAAAGGTACTCGCCTCATACTGCATGAAGTAGGTAAAGTTGGGGTCGAAAACATGCCCTGAGAATGCGAGCCGTGCGAGCGCCACATCGAAATTGTGATTACTCTTACTCTGCTCTGCATCAATAAACGTGTAACGGACCTGCGCGAACCCATTCATTTTGAGTGAAAAACTGTCGTCTGCCGTTTTGACAAAAAACCCTCCGTCATAGATATCTTTGGCAGTAAATTCGCGCCGTAATGGGCCTTCCCCTTTGGTATACCCTGCCTCTAAACCCTTTGTTGATCGCTCTTTCTCCTTTCCTTCTAACTCCATTAGCCGTTTCTCCATCGCCTCCATGAGCCGACGTTGCTCAGCCATTTGTTGACGTAACTGACCGATGTCTTCCTTCTGTTGTGCATAGACTGGTTTGTAGGCAAACGTCACCGCTAGCGCGATGAGACAGATCCCTCGCCACCCTTGTCTTCTCATGCCGTCCTCCCTGTGATGTGTAGGTCCCAGGGAGAGAGCAATAGGCATGCCATCTAACAAGAAGTTTCTCGCGTCGTACGGAAATCCCGTAACTAGCGGAAAGCACTGGATTTCAAACGTATTCAGGCGCAGAAGGCGCAATTGTTGGGCAATTGCGATGCGCTCAAAACTTAGGCAAGGTGTTGGTAGAGCAACAGCTTCCCACGGTTTCTCCCTCAAACGGAGGATTAATAGAGGGAAAGAGCCAAAGAATTGAGATCAGTGGATGACGGCAGGGTTCTTGCGAATTGAAATAAAGAAAACAAAACAAGGAGAACGCCGCCCATGATTCCAGGAGAAATTTTTCCGGCGGAGGGCAGTATTACTCTCAATGCAGGGCGACCGACCACCACGGTGCGCGTCATCAACACCGGTGACCGTCCGGTACAAGTCGGATCGCACTATCATTTCTTTGAGGTCAATCGCGCGCTGCGTTTTGATCGTGCCGCGGCATTCGGTCTGCGCCTCGATGTTCCTTCGGGGACGGCGGTACGTTTTGAACCCGGTGAGGACAAAGAAGTCACGCTCGTACCGTTTGCTGGTCAGCGTCGTATCCTTGGGTTGAATAGTCTCACCGATGGAGACGTTACCGATATCGGCGTACGACAGCGTGCGTTACAGGCTGTGGGGGAGCAGGGGTTTTTAACGAAGCCGTAGGTGGAGTGATTTAGAAGGGTTTTTAGTTACGTGTATCCTGGCCATTCTCCACATCCACTCGCAATTCACTAGCGGTTCCCTCTCCCTGCCAGGGCTAGGGCTAGGGTGAGGGTGGGAAGCTAGGAATTCGGACAAACGCAACGGCAATTTGCTGTAGCTTAGACCGTCAGATACTGTTTCACCTTGTCGATATCAACGCGCTGGCGTTCCTCTTCGTGAACGACGGCGCCCTTC contains:
- a CDS encoding urease subunit beta; this encodes MIPGEIFPAEGSITLNAGRPTTTVRVINTGDRPVQVGSHYHFFEVNRALRFDRAAAFGLRLDVPSGTAVRFEPGEDKEVTLVPFAGQRRILGLNSLTDGDVTDIGVRQRALQAVGEQGFLTKP